The Tripterygium wilfordii isolate XIE 37 chromosome 4, ASM1340144v1, whole genome shotgun sequence genome has a window encoding:
- the LOC119996093 gene encoding protein GrpE-like, whose amino-acid sequence MATVLKTTPSRAPLPPRLAANSLNGSRPFCLSFRPRTIACKLSLVNSLLFAGESSLRFVKFVPLASQEGKIETAETEETLQEPEIEDTLDGAVGLEDSSSEEDTTEEIPASAIMDSLQSYKEALASNDEVKVSEVEAFLKSLEDEKIDQEKKVAGLSEELSIAKDKILRISADFDNFRKRTERDRLSLVTNAQGEVIENLLSVLDNFERAKTQIKVEKEGEEKINNSYQSIYKQFVEIIGSLGVVSVETIGKPFDPLLHEAIMREESTEYEEDIIIEEYRKGFKLGDRLLRPSMVKVSAGPGPAKPEEESPIEPEQEVPPEDEVIDESESVEQGSTEAGSA is encoded by the exons ATGGCCACCGTCCTCAAAACGACTCCGTCCAGAGCTCCTCTCCCACCACGATTAGCTGCCAATTCATTGAATGGTTCGAGGCCGTTTTGCCTCTCGTTTAGGCCTAGAACCATTGCCTGCAAACTTTCTCTAGTAAATTCGCTACTCTTCGCCGGCGAATCTTCTCTCCGGTTCGTGAAGTTCGTGCCTTTGGCTTCACAGGAAGGAAAAATTGAAACTGCCGAAACCGAGGAGACGCTCCAAGAACCTGAAATTGAG GATACTTTAGATGGTGCTGTTGGTTTGGAAGACAGCTCCAGTGAGGAGGATACCACTGAAGAAATACCTGCTTCAGCCATCATGGATTCTCTTCAATCCTACAAAGAAGCCCTGGCAAGTAATGATGAGGTGAAAGTTTCTGAGGTAGAGGCATTTCTAAAATCTCTTGAAGATGAGAAAATtgaccaagaaaagaaagtggcAGGATTGTCAGAAGAATTATCAATAGCAAAGGACAAAATTCTGAGGATTAGTGCGGACTTTGATAATTTTCGGAAGAGGACAGAGAGGGATCGCCTTTCACTGGTTACAAATGCCCAAGGAGAAGTTATAGAGAACTTGTTATCTGTTTTGGACAATTTTGAAAGGGCTAAAACTCAGATTAAGGTTGAGAAAGAGGGAGAAGAAAAGATCAACAACAGTTATCAGAGCATATACAAGCAATTTGTAGAAATTATTGGCTCTCTTGGTGTTGTCTCTGTGGAGACAATCGGGAAACCATTTGATCCATTG TTGCATGAAGCAATTATGCGGGAGGAATCCACTGAATATGAAGAAGATATCATAATCGAAGAATATCGTAAAGGGTTCAAACTTGGTGACAGGCTTTTGCGCCCATCAATGGTCAAGGTTTCGGCTGGACCAGGGCCTGCAAAACCTGAGGAAGAAAGCCCTATTGAACCTGAACAAGAAGTGCCACCAGAGGATGAGGTGATTGATGAAAGTGAAAGTGTAGAACAGGGCAGCACAGAAGCAGGGTCCGCTTGA